The nucleotide sequence GGAAGGTGACCACCGCACCCATGTGCATGGGCGTCGTTTCGCTTTCCAGGCAAAGGAAAGCGACATCGAGTGCGCTCAGCTGGGGGCCTGACATAGTGACCTTTCTCGGAACCGGGGGCGATGGCACAACTGCACCAGCCTGACATGACGAGCGGGTGGTCGTCATGTTTCAGTGGCGCTAACTACTGCTGGTTTCACTCGAACGATGGGATCACGCTCGGACATGGACCACGGCTGTGCGGCAGATGGTGGACAAGTGCGTCCCGGGTAACTCGTTGGCGGATCATCCGAGGAAACCGGCAGACTGAACCACCATGACCGACGAACCGAAGCGCCCCGAACCGCCGCTCACCGGCGACGAGCGCACGCAGCTGAACGGCTTTCTCGACTTCCTTCGCGCCACCGTCGTGTGGAAATGCTCCGGCCTCACCGACGAGCAGGCCCGCCGTCCGCTCGTCCCCAGCGAACTGACCACCGTCGCCGGTCTGCTCGGGCATCTGACCCTCGTCGAGCAGTACTGGTTCAACGTGGTGCTCAACGGGCAGGAGGACGTCTGGAAGGAGGCACTGGAGACCGATCCGGACGCCGAGTTCCGGGTCGCCATGCAGACCCCGATCGAGCAGCTGATCGCCGCCTACGAGGCCGAGTGCGAGCGGAGCCGCAAGATCGTCGCCGCGATGGGGCTCGACGACGAGGTCCCCTTCCGCGGCGATCGCAAGGTCAACGTCCGGTTCGTGGTCGCGCACATGATCGAGGAGACCGGCAGGCACGCCGGCCACCTCGACCTGTTGCGCGAACTGACGGACGGTCTCACCGGGGAGTGACGCGGCGAGGGGGCAACGGGAAGAACCCGCTGGTCCGCTCGACGTACGTCGCGTATCCCGGCCGGGAACGCCGTAAACCCTTCTCCAGCAGAGGTTTTCCGGTTCCCCTGGCCAGCGTGTACGTCATCGCGATCGGCGACAGGATCGTCGCCGCCCCCACCCAGCTCGCACACGCCAGCAGGTACAGGCCCCACCACACGCACGCGTCGCCGAAGTAGTTCGGATGCCGGGTGTAACGCCACAGGCCGCTGTCGAGGACCTTCCCCTTGTTGTCCGGGCCGGCCTTGAAGCGCCGCAGCTGCTCGTCGCCGATCGTCTCGAATCCGAAGCCGATCAGCCACAGGGCGACGCCGAGCCACGCAGTCACCCCGAAGGTGTCGCCGTACATCGCGAACTGGACCGGCAGCGAGACGAACCAGAGCACCACCGCCTGGACCAGGTACACGCGGACGAAGAGCTTGAGCGCCGGATTCTCCCCGGCGCTCTCCGCCATCCGCACGTAGCGCGGGTCTTCGGGCAGCTTGTGGTTGCGCAGGTGCAGGTGGACGCCGAGGCGCACACCCCAGATCGTGGTCAGCAGCGCGGTGACGAGGCGCAGCGCCACCGACCCGTCCCCGAGCGGCGCCGCCACCAGCGCGACGATCGCGAAGCCCGGCCCCCAGAATGTGTCGACGGTGTCATACCGCTTGCGCCACCGCGCGATGCCGAAGGTGACGACGAAGGCCAGCAGCGTCGCGCCCGCCGTGATCGCGAGGGTCCCGCCGAGCGGCATCAGGACCACTCCCGGGTGGCGGGCAGCGCGCTCAAGCCCTCGTCGGAGGTGCGGACCGCCAGGATCTGGTCCACGCCCATCCGGTTCTCCTCGAACGCCAGCGCCCCGCCGACCAGGTACAGCCGCCAGACCCGCGCACCGGATTCACCGATCAGCGCGACGACGTCGTCCCAGTTGCTCTCGAGCGTCTTCTCCCAGGCCCGGACCGTACGCACGTAGTGCTCGCGCAGCGCGTGGACGTCGCGGATCTCGAACCCGGCGGTCTCCAGATGCCCGAGCGTGCGGCTCAGCGGCCGCATCGTCATGTCGGGGGCGATGTAGCGCTCGATGAACGCGCCGCCGCCGGGGGCCACCGCGCCGCGGGACATCTGCTGCAGGACCAGCCGTCCGGTGGGCTTGAGCATCCGGTACAGCGTCCGCGTGTACTCGGGGTAGTTCTCTTCGCCGACGTGTTCACCCATCTCGATGGACGCGACCGCGTCGAACGGCTCGCCTGCCAGCTCGCGATAGTCCTGCCGCCGGACCTCGACCCGATCCTCCAGATCGTGCTGGACGAGGCGGCCGCGGACGTGCTGCAGCTGTTCCGCCGACAGGGTGATCCCGACGGCCTGGACCCCGTGGTGTTTCGCCGCGTGGACCAGGAGCGAGCCCCAGCCGCAGCCGACGTCGAGGAGCCGCATCCCCGGGCGCAGGCCGAGCTTGCGGCAGATCAGTTCGAGCTTGTCCCACTGGGCCTGTTCGAGGTCGTACCCCTCCTCCTCGGACGTCCAGTACGCCGAGGAGTAGGCCATCGATTCGTCCATCAACAGCTGGTAGAAGGCGTTGCCGAGGTCGTAGTGGTGCGCGATGGCCGACTTGTCGCGAAGCAGCGTGTGCAGCTTCCCGGACAGCCGGGCCTCCTCGGCGGGCGGTGCGGGCGGCGGCCCGACGACGCCGAGTCCCACCGCGAGCCGGAGCGCCTCGGCCCATTCGCGCGGGCCCAGCTTCGCACCGCGCACGGCACCCGAACGGGTCAGCGCCCAGATCCGGCGGAATCCGTCGGCGAGGTCGCCATCGACATCGAGATCACCTGAGACGTACGCCCGGGCCAGGCCCAATTCGCCGGGCGCGTAGAGGAGACGGCGCAGGGCTCGGCGGTTGCGGAGTACCACGGTCGGGGCATCCGGCGGACCGGCGCGTACGCCGTCCCAGGTACGCAGGCCGACCGGAAGAGAGCCGCCGAGGAGCCGCTCGACGAACGGGACTAGGCGCGACACGGGACTGTTCGGCATAGTCGTGATTCGCTCCTGGACCGGAAAGGGATGGGTCGGATGCCGAGCCGGTTCACGAGATCCAATCCTCGTCCGAGCCGGCTCCGAATGCTTCACGTGCACACCAAGGGTCAACGCATCGGAGTCATCGGCAGCGGCGTAGCCGGCCTCACGGCCGCGTACCTGCTGCAACGCCGCCACGAGGTACTGCTGTTCGAAGCCGACGACAGGCTGGGCGGGCACGCGCACACCCACGACGTCCCGAGCGCGCACGGTGGCACCGTCGGCGTCGACTCCGGGTTCATCGTGCACAACGAACGTACCTATCCGAATCTGCTGCGCCTGTTCGCCGAACTGGGCGTCGGCACCCGGGACACCGAGATGTCGATGAGCATCCGCTGCGACGGCTGCGGTCTCGAGTACGCCGGCGCCAAGGGACTGAAGGGCTTGTTCGCCCAGCCGCGCAACGTCGCACGCGGCAGCTATCTGCGGATGCTCGCCGAAGTCAAACGCTTCCACCGGCACGCGAAGCGCGTCCTCGAAGCGCCCGAGGCCGGGGACGTCACCCTCGGCGCTTTCCTCGCCATCGGCGGGTACACGAAGTACTTCGTCGACCACTTCATGCTCCCGGTCGTCTCGACCGTCTGGTCCGCCGACCGCACCGACACCCTGAAGTACCCCGCGCGGTACCTGTTCGAGTTCCTGCGCAACCACGGCATGCTGTCGATCGGCGGGTCCCCGAAGTGGCGCACCGTCGCCGGCGGCTCCCGCGAGTACGTCGAGCGCACCGCCAAACAACTGACCGCCGTGCACCTGTCGACCCCGGTCCGCTCGGTCAAACGCACCGCGCGGGGGATCGAGGTCCGCGACGACGCCGACACCCGGCATCGGCTCGACAAGGTCGTTCTGGCCACGCACGCGGACCAGGCGCTGAAGCTGCTCGCTTCGCCGACCGAGGCCGAGCGCGAGGTGCTCGGCGCGTTCCAGTACTCCAGCAACGAGGCGTGGCTGCACACCGACACCAGGGTGCTCCCGGCGGCGGACTCGGCGCGGGCGGGCTGGAACTACGCCACCCCGTTCTGCGGTGCGGGCCAAGGCGCGGTCCAGGTGTCCTACGACATGAACCGCCTGATGCGGCTCGACGAACCGACCGGCTACGTAGTCACGCTCAACCCCGGCACTGGGCCCGAAGCCGGTTCGGTGCTGGCCAAGATGACCTACGAACACCCCGTCCACACCCCGGAATCCGTGGCCGCCCAGCGGCGCCTGCCCGAGCTGAACGAAGACAAGGTCGCCTTCGCGGGCGCGTACCACGGCTGGGGATTCCACGAGGACGGCTGCGCGTCCGGTGTCCGCGCGGCGGAGAGCTTCGGGGTGCGCTGGTGACCGTCATGGCCGTGCTCTACGACTCCACGGTGGCGCATGTCCGGCGCACCGATCCGCCGATCTCGTTCGCCCACCGGATCTACCTGTGGTTCGTCGACCTCGACGTGCCGCCGAAGCTGCCGTGGTGGCTGCGGCCCTTCGCCCGTTTCGACCCGCGAGATCACTTCGCGCCCGAGGACACCTCCAGCATCAGGTCCAAATTGGACCACTGGCTCGCCGCGCGCGGCGTCGACCTCCGCGGCGGCCGGGTGCTGATGCTGGCCGGCGCGCGGATGCTCGGCCACAACTTCAACCCGATCACCCTGTACTGGTGCCACCGGCCGGACGGGGGACTCGAATGCGTCGTCGCCGAGGTCCACAACACCTACGGCGGCAGGCACGCGTACCTCCTGCGGCCCGACGCGGACGGGAACGCCTTCGCGGACAAGGAGTTCTACGTCTCGCCGTTCCAGCCGATGGACGGCGAGTACCGGATGGAGGTGCCAAGGCCGGGGTCGCTGCTCTCGGTCAAGATAGCCCTCCGTCGTGACGGGCGGACGCCGCTGACCGCGTCGCTGCGCGGCGTGCGGCGGCCCGCCACCGCCAAGTGGCTGACGCACATGCTGGTGACCCGTCCGCTCATGCCGCATCGGGTCTCCGCGCTGATCCGGCGGCATGGGGTCAGACTGTGGTTGAAGAAGGCTCCGATCACCCGGCGGACGCCGCAGACGGCCGGAGGCACGCTTGATGGATGAATCGGCACGCCCGCGCCGGATGGCGCCCGTTCCCGGTGAAGGCGAATCGGCCGGTCCGACGGCCGAGGAGCTGCTCGTCCGGGTCGCGAAGGGCGACGAGCGCGCCTTCGACGGGTTGTACGACCAACTCGCCGGTCCGGTCCTCGGCCTCGTGCGCCGGATCCTCCGTGACGCCGCGCAGTCCGAAGAGGTCACCCAGGAGGTCATGGTGGAGCTGTGGCGCACGGCCACGCGCTACTCCCCGGAGCGGGGGAGCGCGCTGAACTGGGCCATGACGCTCGCGCACCGCCGTGCCGTCGACCGCGTCCGCTCGGCGCGCGCCAGTTCGGACCGCGAGGTCAAGGCGACCTTCGAAGCCGCCCGTGCCCGGCCCTTCGACGAGGTGGCCGAGGCGGTCGCGGCCCGCTGGGAACAGTCGCAGGTACGCCGCTGTCTCACGAGCTTGACCGAGTTGCAACGGGAATCCGTGCTGCTCGCCTATTACCAGGGTTATACCTATCGCGAGGTCTCAGAGGTGCTGCAGACCCCGCACGGAACCATCAAGACCCGGCTCCGGGACGGCCTGATCAGGCTCCGGGACTGTTTGGGGGTGACGGCATGACCATGCCCGAGATGCACACGCTCACCGGCGCCTACGCCGTCGACGCGCTGTCCGAAGTGGAGCGTGCCCAGTTCCAGCGGCACCTCGCCGAATGCGCGTCGTGCGCGCAAGAGGTCCTCGAACTGCGGATGACCGCGACCCGGCTCGGTGCCGCGCTGGCCGAAGACCCGCCGCCCGAGCTCAAACGCCGCGTGCTCGCCGAGGCGATGGCGACCAGGCAGCAGCCGCCGGAGACGCGGTTCGGCGCCGGGGAGCGCGTCAAGGACCGGCGTCGCGCCCCGCGCTGGGCGATCGCCGCGGTCGCGGCGGCGGTCGTCGGGCTGGCGGGCACCGCCGTGTTCGGCGGGATCGCCTACGACAACCACTCGCAGCTGACCGCCGCGCGGGAGCGGGCGGCGGAGTACGCGGACCGGTACGCCCCGGTCGCCGACGTCCTTTCGGCCGCCGACCTCCGGACCGGGCACGCCGAGACCTCGGCGGGCGGTGGCGGGACCGTGATGATGTCGCGCTCGAAGGACCGGCTGGTGTTCATGGCGGCGCAACTGCCGGCGAACGAACCGGGCCGGATCTACCAGGCCTGGCTGATGTACCCGGGCACCGCGCCCAAACCCGCCGGGCTCATTTCCGGTGGTCAGGACGGTGCGCTGCTGGTCGCCGACGGTCTCGGCGGGGCCGAGAAGTTCGCGCTCAGCGTCGAACAGGCGGGCGGATCACCGACGGGATCGCCGTCGAAGGACGTCGTCATGGTCATGTCCATGCCCACCTGATCTCCGCCTTTACCAGGCCGCCGTTCGCCGCCGCGAGCGGGTCTCGCTCTTGCGCCCGCGAACATGTTGTGGCAAAACACCTTTGCGACACACGGCGTGGCTACTGGATTCGAGCCAGCCTGGTGCATACCGTCCTGCTTCAACGTCGGCAGTTGACATAACTCTCAATCTGAACTTCAGCTCGAGGGTTCGGTCCAGGCTCAGCGACCGGCGGGCAGCACGAGCACACACGATCAGGAAGGCGGCTCCGATGACGCCCCCGCACAACTACCTTGCGGTGATCAAGGTCGTCGGTATCGGCGGCGGCGGAGTGAACGCCGTGAACCGCATGATCGAGGTCGGCCTCAAGGGTGTCGAGTTCATCGCGGTGAACACCGACGCGCAGGCACTGCTCATGTCCGACGCCGACGTCAAGCTCGACATCGGCCGGGAACTGACCCGCGGCCTCGGTGCCGGCGCCGCCCCCGAGGTGGGGCAGAAGGCCGCCGAGGACCACCGCGAAGAGATCGAAGAGGTCATCAAGGGCGCCGACATGGTGTTCGTGACCGCGGGTGAGGGCGGTGGCACCGGCACCGGTGGCGCGCCGGTCGTCGCCCAGATCGCCCGCAAGCTCGGCGCGCTGACCATCGGCGTCGTCACCCGCCCCTTCACCTTCGAGGGCAAGCGCCGCAGCAAGCAGGCCGAAGAGGGCATCCAGCAGCTGCGCAACGAATGCGACACCCTCATCGTCATCCCGAACGACCGGCTGCTGCAGCTGGGCGACATCGGTGTCTCGCTGATGGACGCCTTCCGCTCGGCGGACGAGGTCCTGCTCTCAGGTGTCCAGGGCATCACCGACCTGATCACCACGCCGGGTCTGATCAACCTGGACTTCGCCGACGTCAAGAGCGTCATGTCCGGCGCGGGCTCCGCGCTGATGGGCATCGGCTCGGCGCGCGGCGAGGGCCGGGCGATCCAGGCGGCGGAGAAGGCGATCAACTCGCCGCTGCTGGAAGCGTCGATGGACGGAGCGCACGGCGCGCTGCTGTCGATCGCGGGCGGGTCGGACCTCGGCCTGTTCGAGATCAACGAGGCCGCGTCGCTGGTGCAGGAATCCGCGCATCCCGACGCCAACATCATCTTCGGGACGATCATCGACGACTCGCTCGGCGACGAGGTCCGGGTCACCGTGATCGCGGCCGGTTTCGACGCCGGCACCCCGACCCACAAGAAGCTCGACCCGCCGGCGTTCGGCTCCCGGTCGAACTCGACCGCGTCCGCACAGGCCGGTCAGGTCAACGGTGGCGGGGCGACTCCGGTGCAGAGCCCGCCTTCGGGTGCCACGCCGGTGCCGTCGACCGGTTCGAACGGCTACCCGGTCGCGCCGCCGCGCACGCACACGCCGATGCCGTCCTCCCGAAGCGAGGGCAACGGTTCGATGACCGGCGGGCTCCCGCAGCCCGGCGGCGGTTCGCGCGGCTACTCGCCGATCGGGTCGAACTCGAACCACGGCAGCCTGCCCGGTCGCGCCACGCCGGTGCACGACGACCCGTCGGACGACGAGGTCGACGTTCCCCCGTTCATGCGGCGGTAGTTCTCGCCAGTACGTTCCGTGAAGGCCTCCTTGACCACTGTCGAGGGGGCCTTCACTCAGGTCTAGGAGGAAACGCGTGCGGGTACGGCGGATTGTCACGACCAGAGCGGGCGGGGCTTCCCGGCCGCCTTACGACACCTTCAACCTCGGTGATCACGTCGGTGACGACGCGGGCGACGTCTACGCCAACCGCAAGCGCCTCGCCGCCGAACTCGGCCTCGCCGAGGACAGGCTGGCGTGGATGGAGCAGGTCCACGGCCGGACCGCCACCGTCGTCGACGGTTCGGAGACCTCCGCCGCCGAAGCGACCGACGCGCTCGTGACCGCCGAACCCGGCCTTGCGCTCGTGGTGCTCGTCGCCGACTGCGTACCGCTTCTGCTGGCCGACGCCGAAGCCGGTGTCGTCGCCGCCGTCCACGCGGGCCGCGTCGGCGCCAGGGTCGGTGTCGTCCCCGCCGCGATCGAGGCGATGCGTTCGGTCGGCGCCGAGCCGGCCCGCACCGAAGCGCTGCTCGGCCCCGCGATCTGCGGCGACTGCTACGAAGTCCCCGCCGAAATGGCCGCCGACGTCGAGAAACACGTGCCGGGCAGCGCCTGCAAAACCCGCAAGGGCACGCCGGGGCTCGACCTGCGCGCCGGGCTCTGGCGGCAGCTGGCCGACCTCGGCGTCGGCAAGATCGGCGTCGATCCGCGCTGTACCAACGAAGACAAAACGCTCTTCAGCTTCCGCCGAGACGGCACCACCGGCCGGATCGCGGGCATCACGTGGCTGGACGCGTCGTGAGCGACACCCGGCGGGACGAACTCGCCGCCTCCCTCGCCGAAGTGGAAGAGCGGATCGCCGCCGCGTGCAAGGCCGCCGGCCGCGCCCGCGACGAGGTCAAGTTACTCGCGGTCACCAAGACCTTCCCGGCTCTCGACGCCGCGCTGCTCGCCGACCTCGGCGCGCTCGACCTCGCCGAGAACCGTGATCAGGAAGCCGGCGCGAAAGCCGAAGAGGTCGCCGGTCTCCGCCCGGACGCCCGGATCCGCTGGCATATGGTCGGCAGCCTGCAGCGGAACAAGGCCAAATCGGTCGTGCGCTGGGCGGACGAGGTCCAGTCCGTCGACTCCGAGCGCCTCGCCGACGCACTCGCGAAGGCGACCAAGTCGGCGCTGGATTCCGGGCAACGCGATCACCCGCTGGACGTCCTCATTCAAGTAAGTCTCGATGACGATCCGAAGCGCGGGGGCATTCGGTTGAGCGAAGTGAGCCATTTGGCGGAGCGGATAGCCCATGTGGGTGATATTCGCCTCCGAGGGCTTATGGCGGTGGCGCCGCTGGGTACTGATCCCGCGGAGGCGTTCGGGAAACTCGCTCGTGCGTCGGAGCGTCTACGGGAAGAACACCCAAATGCCCGTGAGATCTCCGCCGGAATGAGCAATGATCTCGAGCAGGCGATCACGCACGGCTCGACCTGTGTGCGTGTCGGAACCGCGTTGCTCGGTGGGCGCGGTTTAGCCTCGCCCTAGGGAATACCGTCTCGTCGTTACGGGGAGTGGCGGCGAGGGCGGGGGAGTACGGTGCGGGACGCGGCTAAGGCTAGGGAGAGGCATGAGCGCGCTGCAGAAGCTGAAGGCCTACTTCGGGATGGTGCCCGCGGACGAAGACGGCTATGACGTCGAGGATGACTACCGCCGAGGCTATGCCTCAAAGGAATATGTCGACGACGAGTACGACTACGACGATGAGCCACCGGCCCGGTCACGGGGTGGACGTTACCGGGACGTCGATGACACGTATGACGAGCCCGCGCCGCGGCCTCGGTCACGCTCCGTGGCCAGCCCGGAGCCTGCCGTCCACGGAGCACTGGCGATCGACCGTCAGCCGGAGCCGGTCGCGCGGCTGCGGCCGGTCACCGAGCCGGTGCGTCCGCCGGTGCGTGACCCGTTGAGCCGGATCACGACGCTCCACCCGACGAGCTACGCGGAAGCGCGGGCGATCGGGGAGCACTACCGGGAGGGCATCCCGGTGATCATGAACCTCACGGAGATGGAGAACGCGGACGCGAAGCGTCTCGTCGACTTCGCCGCGGGGCTCGCTTTCGCGTTGCGCGGATCGATGGACAAGGTCACCAACAAGGTGTTCCTTCTCTCACCGCCCGATGTGGATGTCACCGCGGAAGACCGCCGACGGATTGCCGAAGGCGGATTGTTCCTGCGCGGCTGATCACCCGGTGACCGTTGAGCGCAGCCGGATGTGATTTTGTCGACTCATCGCCATCCGCGGCCCGTCAACTGCGTCTTTTGACGTGAGGCATGGCAGAGTGGTTACGTGAATGCTGTGTTGCTGGTCGTCTGGTACGTGCTGTTCGCCTTCTGGCTCCTGCTGACGGCACGGATTGTCGTCGAGCTCGTGCGTGCTTTCGCTCGCGAGTGGCGTCCTGCCGGAGGGGTTGCGGTAACGCTCGAGACCATCTACACAGTGACCGACCCACCGGTTCGTCTGTTCAGACGAATCATCCCGACCGTACGAATCGGCGGCGTCGGACTGGACTTATCGATTATGGTGCTGCTGTTGGTTGTGTTCTTCGCGATGCAGCTGGCAACGCCAGGGTGATTTTCGGGGAAGCCCCGGTGGACCTGCAGGCCATGGAGTGCGTGAGGTGATCTGATGTCGTTGACCCCCGCTGACGTGCATAACGTCGCGTTCAGCAAGCCGCCCATTGGCAAAAGGGGCTACAACGAGGACGAGGTGGACGCGTTCCTCGACCTGGTGGAGACCGAGCTTGCCCGGTTGATCGAGGACAACAACGAGCTGCGGCAGCAGGTCGAACAGCTCGACAACGAGCTCGAGACCACCCGTGGTGAGCTCGAGAACGCCAAGGCCGGCGCCGTCGGCCCACCGCCGCAGGTACGCGACGAGCCGTCGCGCCGCCTGGCGCCGGTGCCGCCGCCGCAGTCGGCGATGGAGCAGACCCAGGCCCACTCGATGGTGCCGGACAACGGGGAGCCCAACGTCCAGGCCGCGAAGGTGCTCGGGCTGGCGCAGGAAATGGCCGACCGGCTCACCGCCGAGGCCAAGACCGAGTCGGACGGCATGCTGGCGGAGGCCCGGACCAAGTCCGAGCAGCTGTTGTCGGACGCGCGGTCCAAGTCGGACTCGATGGTGAACGAGGCGCGCACGCGCGCCGAGACGATGCTGAACGACGCGCGAACCCGTGCCGAGACCTTGGAGCGCCAGGCGCGCGACAAGGCGACGACCATGGAGCGCGAGGCTCAGCGCAAGTACACCGAGACCATGAACAACATGAACGCGGAGAAGGGCTCGCTGGGCAAGAAGATCGAGGAGCTGCGCACGATCGAGCGGGAGTACCGCACGAGGCTGCGCGGGTTCCTCGAGTCCCAGTTGCGTGAGCTCGACGACCGTGGTTCGGCCGCTCCCGCGTCGGCGTCTTCGTCGAACTCGGGGCAGTCCTCGTCCTCCGGTGGCGGACAGGGCTACTCGTTCGGCCCTCGGGCCGAAGCGGGCTGATCCCGGCCCCGCCTGATTTCTACCCAGTGGAACGGCCTCGGCACTCTCCGGAGGGTCGGGGCCGTTTCGCTTGGCCCTCGTGTTGTAATTCACCGTGCTCTACATCGTCCTGGTACTGGTACTGGCGGCTCTGGGGCTGCTCGTCGCGGCGCTCATCACCGCGAACTCCCTGTGGGCTTGGATCTCCATCGGTGTCTCCGTCGTCGCGGGGTTGCTGCTCCTCTTCGACCTGCTGCGGCGCCGGAAGAAGCGCGCTCCCGTCGAGGAAGAGGCGGAGGACCCGGGCGAAGACGCCTCCGAAGACGCCGAGGCCGCCGAGCCCGCCGAGGGCGAGGAAAAGAAACCCGAGGACGTCGAGCAGACCGTCTTGATGCCGGCAGCCGGTGAGCTGGGCGACGAGGAAGAGGTTCCGGACCCTCAGCGCACCGGCGACCCCGGCGAAGAGAAGAGCGACCCCGAGGATGTGGCGGTCGTCTCCGAACTCGAGACCGAGGTCGTGGTCGTCGACGAGTACCCGCGTTATCACGTGACTTCGTGCGAATGGCTCGAAACCCGGGACACGATCCCGCTCGGCATCGGCGAGGCACGGCAGCTCGGCTTCACGCCGTGCGCGCTGTGCACGCCCGACGCCGAGATCGCCGGACAGCACCGCCAGAAGGCTTAGAGCTTCTGGGCCGCTTCGCCGACCGCCACGACGTCGGCGGCGATCGTGTCGAGCACCAGGCGCTGCTCCTCGTCCGCGTCGTGAGGCACCTGGATCTCCGCTGGCTCTACGGTCCCGAGCGTGCGCGCCGCCTCGTCGACGGCGTCCGCCGCTCCGGCCGAACCGGGCCGCAGCAAGAGCGACGACGCCGTGACGGACAGGCCGCGCAAGGCTTCGGCCGCGTTCTCCAGCGCGTCCCGCTGCCCGGGTGCGGGTTCCTTGGTGCCCGGCTCCGCGGTTCGCAGGCCGTGATGCGCGACCGCGGCGGCACGGAACTCACGGCCGAGCGTCCGCGGGTCGACGTTCTCGCCGCGCAGTTTCCGCGCCACCGAGCCGAGCAGCGCGCGGGTGGCGCCGACGGCGGTCTCGAACCGTTCCGCCGGGCCGGGTTTCGGCACGCCGGGGATCGCGGCGAAACCGAACAG is from Amycolatopsis lurida and encodes:
- a CDS encoding cell division protein SepF encodes the protein MSALQKLKAYFGMVPADEDGYDVEDDYRRGYASKEYVDDEYDYDDEPPARSRGGRYRDVDDTYDEPAPRPRSRSVASPEPAVHGALAIDRQPEPVARLRPVTEPVRPPVRDPLSRITTLHPTSYAEARAIGEHYREGIPVIMNLTEMENADAKRLVDFAAGLAFALRGSMDKVTNKVFLLSPPDVDVTAEDRRRIAEGGLFLRG
- a CDS encoding YggT family protein, producing MLLVVWYVLFAFWLLLTARIVVELVRAFAREWRPAGGVAVTLETIYTVTDPPVRLFRRIIPTVRIGGVGLDLSIMVLLLVVFFAMQLATPG
- a CDS encoding DivIVA domain-containing protein, whose protein sequence is MSLTPADVHNVAFSKPPIGKRGYNEDEVDAFLDLVETELARLIEDNNELRQQVEQLDNELETTRGELENAKAGAVGPPPQVRDEPSRRLAPVPPPQSAMEQTQAHSMVPDNGEPNVQAAKVLGLAQEMADRLTAEAKTESDGMLAEARTKSEQLLSDARSKSDSMVNEARTRAETMLNDARTRAETLERQARDKATTMEREAQRKYTETMNNMNAEKGSLGKKIEELRTIEREYRTRLRGFLESQLRELDDRGSAAPASASSSNSGQSSSSGGGQGYSFGPRAEAG